The genomic DNA CGTCGTGGTGCGCCGACAGGAACAGGCTGTGACCGGCTTTCTGCAGGTTCGCCGCCATTGGGTGGCCCATGATGCCGGTGCCGATAAATCCGATTTTAGCCATGAGAAAATCCTCTTGTTTTTGTCTTGCTCAAGCAAATAGGAGAGCTGCTTTTATGTGGGAGCGAGCCTGCTCGCGCATGCGGTATGCCAGGCGCCACTGATGGTGAATGTGCCGGCCTCTTCGCGAGCAAGCCCGCTCCCACAGGTTTTGCGTTGTTCTTAAATTGCGTTATGGGTTTTCAGCCAGCCCAGACCTGCTTCGGTGGTGGTCAGCGGCTTGTATTCACAGCCGACCCAACCCTGATAACCAATGCGGTCGAGGTGTTCGAACAGGAAGCGGTAGTTGATTTCACCGGTGCCTGGTTCGTTGCGCCCCGGGTTGTCCGCGAGCTGCACATGGTTGATCTCGCCCAGGTGCGATTGCAGGGTACGGGCCAGATCGCCTTCCATGATTTGCATGTGATAGATGTCGTATTGCAGGAACAGATTGGCGCTGCCGACCTGCTCGCGAATCGACAGGGCTTGCGCCGTGTTATTCAGGTAGAAGCCCGGAATGTCGCGGGTGTTGATCGCTTCCATCACCAGTTTGATGCCGACGGCTTGCAGCTTGTCGGCGGCGTACTTGAGGTTGGCGACGAAGGTTTTTTCCACGGTGGCATCGTCCACGCCTTGCGGACGGATACCGGCCAGGCAGTTGATCTGGGTGTTGCCCAGCACTTGTGCGTAGGCAATGGCCAGATCGACCCCGGCGCGGAACTCTTCAACCCGATCCGGCAGGCAGGCGATACCGCGCTCGCCCTTGGCCCAGTCACCGGCCGGCAGGTTGAACAGCACTTGGGTCAGACCGTTGGCGTCGAGCCTGGCCTTGATTTCGGCAGAGTTGAAGTCGTACGGGAACAGGTATTCCACACCACTGAAACCGGCCTTGGCGGCGGCGTCGAAACGGGCAAGGAAATCCTGTTCGGTGAACAGCATGGACAGGTTGGCTGCGAAACGCGGCATGGTGGTCTCCCGTAAATCTTGTGAGGTTCCCCTTGTGGGAGCGAGCCTGCTCGCGAAAGCGGTCTGTCAGCCAACATCGGTGTTGGATATGAAGCCGTCTTCGCGAGCAGGCTCGCTCCCACAAGGAGAGCGGTCAGCAGTTAATCAAGCAGCGAAATCGCCGTTGGCGCATCGTTGCCGACCAGCGCCAGGTCTTCGAACTCGTTGACGGCGTTGATCTCGGTACCCATGGAGATGTTGGTCACACGCTCCAGAATGATCTCGACGATCACCGGCACCTTGAACTCTTCGATCATCTGTTCGGCCTTGCGCAGGGCAGGGGCGATTTCCGATGGTTCGAACACACGCAGCGCCTTGCAACCGAGGCCTTCGGCGACTGCGACGTGGTCAACACCGTAACCATTGAGTTCCGGCGCGTTCAGGTTATCGAAGGACAGCTGCACGCAGTAGTCCATTTCGAACCCGCGCTGTGCCTGACGGATCAGGCCCAGGTACGAGTTGTTCACCACGACGTGGATGTAAGGCAGTTTGAACTGAGCGCCGACCGCCAGTTCTTCGATCATGAACTGGAAATCATAATCCCCCGACAGGGCCACGACTTTACGGTTCGGATCGGCCTTGACCACGCCCAGCGCTGCCGGAATGGTCCAGCCCAACGGGCCTGCCTGGCCGCAGTTGATCCAGTGACGCGGCTTGTAGACGTGCAGGAACTGCGCGCCGGCAATCTGCGACAGACCAATGGTGCTGACGTAGCAGGTGTCCTTGCCGAACACCTGATTCATTTCTTCGTAAACGCGCTGTGGTTTCACCGGCACGTTGTCGAAGTGGGTTTTGCGATGCAGGCTGGCTTTGCGCTGCTGGCAATCCTGCAGCCAGGCACTGCGGTTTTTCAGCTTGCCGGCGGCTTGCCACTCACGGGCGACTTCGATGAACACGGTCAGCGCGGCAGCCGCGTCAGACACGATGCCCAGATCCGGCGTGAACACACGACCGATCTGCGTGCCTTCGATGTCGACGTGAATGAACTTGCGGCCTTCGGTGTACACGTCAACCGAACCGGTGTGACGGTTGGCCCAACGGTTACCGATGCCCAGCACCACGTCGGATTTGAGCATGGTGGCGTTGCCGTAGCGGTGCGAAGTCTGCAGACCGACCATGCCGACCATCAGCGGGTGATCGTCCGGGATGGTGCCCCAGCCCATCAGGGTCGGGATGACCGGGATGCCGGTCAATTCGGCGAACTCGACCAGCAAGTCGCTGGCGTCGGCGTTGATGATGCCACCACCGGCTACCAGCAATGGACGCTCGGCCTGATCGAGCAGGGCCAAAGCCTTCTCGACCTGAACGCGGGTGGCGGTCGGCTTGGCCAGCGGCAGAGGCTGGTAAGCGTCGATGTCGAATTCGATTTCGGCCATCTGCACGTCGAACGGCAGATCGATCAGCACAGGGCCTGGACGGCCGGAGCGCATTTCAAAGAACGCTTTCTGGAACGCGTACGGCACTTGGCCCGGCTCCAGAACAGTGGTCGCCCACTTGGTGACTGGCTTGACGATGCTGGTGATGTCGACCGCCTGGAAGTCTTCCTTGTGCATACGGGCGCGGGGTGCCTGGCCGGTAATGCAGAGGATGGGAATCGAGTCGGCCGAGGCGCTGTAGAGCCCGGTGACCATATCGGTACCGGCAGGGCCGGAAGTCCCGATGCACACGCCGATGTTGCCGGCCTTGGTGCGGGTGTAGCCCTCGGCCATGTGCGAGGCGCCTTCAACGTGGCGAGCGAGGACGTGATCGATGCCACCGACTTTCTGCAAGGCGGAGTACAGCGGGTTGATGGCAGCGCCTGGAATGCCAAAAGCGGTATCAACCCCTTCACGGCGCATCACCAGAACGGCGGCTTCGATTGCTCTCATTTTGCTCATGGTTTTGTGCCTCTTTACGTTTTGTAATTGTATACAAGTGGCTTTGCGCAGAGTGTATTCACGGCGGACGGCGCAGGTCAATCCATTTTCTCAAGCG from Pseudomonas baetica includes the following:
- the hyi gene encoding hydroxypyruvate isomerase, giving the protein MPRFAANLSMLFTEQDFLARFDAAAKAGFSGVEYLFPYDFNSAEIKARLDANGLTQVLFNLPAGDWAKGERGIACLPDRVEEFRAGVDLAIAYAQVLGNTQINCLAGIRPQGVDDATVEKTFVANLKYAADKLQAVGIKLVMEAINTRDIPGFYLNNTAQALSIREQVGSANLFLQYDIYHMQIMEGDLARTLQSHLGEINHVQLADNPGRNEPGTGEINYRFLFEHLDRIGYQGWVGCEYKPLTTTEAGLGWLKTHNAI
- the gcl gene encoding glyoxylate carboligase; this encodes MSKMRAIEAAVLVMRREGVDTAFGIPGAAINPLYSALQKVGGIDHVLARHVEGASHMAEGYTRTKAGNIGVCIGTSGPAGTDMVTGLYSASADSIPILCITGQAPRARMHKEDFQAVDITSIVKPVTKWATTVLEPGQVPYAFQKAFFEMRSGRPGPVLIDLPFDVQMAEIEFDIDAYQPLPLAKPTATRVQVEKALALLDQAERPLLVAGGGIINADASDLLVEFAELTGIPVIPTLMGWGTIPDDHPLMVGMVGLQTSHRYGNATMLKSDVVLGIGNRWANRHTGSVDVYTEGRKFIHVDIEGTQIGRVFTPDLGIVSDAAAALTVFIEVAREWQAAGKLKNRSAWLQDCQQRKASLHRKTHFDNVPVKPQRVYEEMNQVFGKDTCYVSTIGLSQIAGAQFLHVYKPRHWINCGQAGPLGWTIPAALGVVKADPNRKVVALSGDYDFQFMIEELAVGAQFKLPYIHVVVNNSYLGLIRQAQRGFEMDYCVQLSFDNLNAPELNGYGVDHVAVAEGLGCKALRVFEPSEIAPALRKAEQMIEEFKVPVIVEIILERVTNISMGTEINAVNEFEDLALVGNDAPTAISLLD